From Lagopus muta isolate bLagMut1 chromosome 15, bLagMut1 primary, whole genome shotgun sequence, the proteins below share one genomic window:
- the NTHL1 gene encoding endonuclease III-like protein 1 isoform X2, whose protein sequence is MYRAAAMCAAAPGGGGRAARRLGAARAGGLVPSAAPRYSRRTRRVPIAYEAEPRPESSGPTWEPENWRQQLERIREMRRHRDAPVDEMGVDKCYDTSAPPQVMRYQVLLSLMLSSQTKDQVTSAAMLRLRQRGLTVDSILQMDDATLGQIIYPVGFWRNKVKYIKQTTAILKQNYGGDIPSTVEELVKLPGVGPKMAHLAMNIAWNSVSGIGISGGRSTGSWWALASRPACL, encoded by the exons ATGTACCGGGCTGCTGCCATGTGCGCGGCTGCGCCTGGCGGCGGTGGGCGGGCGGCTCGGAGGCTCGGAGCTGCGAGGGCAG GGGGCCTGGTCCCCAGTGCAGCCCCGAGGTACAGCAGGAGGACAAGGCGGGTCCCTATTGCTTATGAAGCTGAACCCAGGCCTGAGTCCTCTGGCCCCACATGGGAGCCAGAGAACTGGCGGCAGCAGCTGGAGCGCATCCGGGAGATGAGGAGGCACCGAGATGCTCCCGTGGATGAAATGGGAGTGGATAAATGCTATGACACCAGTGCACCACCGCAG GTTATGCGCTACCAAGTTCTGCTGTCTCTGATGCTCTCTAGCCAGACTAAGGACCAGGTGACATCAGCTGCCATGCTCCGCCTGAGGCAGCGTGGCCTCACGGTTGACAGCATTTTGCAGATGGATGATGCAACGCTTGGGCAAATTATTTATCCTGTTGGATTCTGGAGA AACAAGGTAAAGTACATAAAGCAGACAACAGCCATCCTGAAGCAGAATTATGGGGGTGACATACCAAGCACTGTGGAGGAGTTGGTGAAGCTGCCAGGAGTTGGGCCCAAAATGGCCCATTTGGCTATGAACATTGCTTGGAACAGCGTATCTGGGATAG GGATCTCTGGAGGGAGATCAACTGGCTCTTGGTGGGCTTTGGCCAGCAGACCTGCCTGCCTGTGA
- the NTHL1 gene encoding endonuclease III-like protein 1 isoform X1, producing MYRAAAMCAAAPGGGGRAARRLGAARAGGLVPSAAPRYSRRTRRVPIAYEAEPRPESSGPTWEPENWRQQLERIREMRRHRDAPVDEMGVDKCYDTSAPPQVMRYQVLLSLMLSSQTKDQVTSAAMLRLRQRGLTVDSILQMDDATLGQIIYPVGFWRNKVKYIKQTTAILKQNYGGDIPSTVEELVKLPGVGPKMAHLAMNIAWNSVSGIAVDTHVHRITNRLKWVKKETRYPEETRVALEDWLPRDLWREINWLLVGFGQQTCLPVNPRCKECLNQDICPAAKRF from the exons ATGTACCGGGCTGCTGCCATGTGCGCGGCTGCGCCTGGCGGCGGTGGGCGGGCGGCTCGGAGGCTCGGAGCTGCGAGGGCAG GGGGCCTGGTCCCCAGTGCAGCCCCGAGGTACAGCAGGAGGACAAGGCGGGTCCCTATTGCTTATGAAGCTGAACCCAGGCCTGAGTCCTCTGGCCCCACATGGGAGCCAGAGAACTGGCGGCAGCAGCTGGAGCGCATCCGGGAGATGAGGAGGCACCGAGATGCTCCCGTGGATGAAATGGGAGTGGATAAATGCTATGACACCAGTGCACCACCGCAG GTTATGCGCTACCAAGTTCTGCTGTCTCTGATGCTCTCTAGCCAGACTAAGGACCAGGTGACATCAGCTGCCATGCTCCGCCTGAGGCAGCGTGGCCTCACGGTTGACAGCATTTTGCAGATGGATGATGCAACGCTTGGGCAAATTATTTATCCTGTTGGATTCTGGAGA AACAAGGTAAAGTACATAAAGCAGACAACAGCCATCCTGAAGCAGAATTATGGGGGTGACATACCAAGCACTGTGGAGGAGTTGGTGAAGCTGCCAGGAGTTGGGCCCAAAATGGCCCATTTGGCTATGAACATTGCTTGGAACAGCGTATCTGGGATAG CTGTGGACACCCATGTGCACAGGATCACAAACAGGCTGAAGTGGGTGAAGAAGGAGACCAGATACCCTGAGGAAACTCGGGTAGCACTGGAGGACTGGCTGCCCAG GGATCTCTGGAGGGAGATCAACTGGCTCTTGGTGGGCTTTGGCCAGCAGACCTGCCTGCCTGTGAATCCTCGCTGCAAAGAATGCCTTAATCAAGACATATGCCCTGCTGCTAAGAGATTCTGA
- the NTHL1 gene encoding endonuclease III-like protein 1 isoform X3, with the protein MYRAAAMCAAAPGGGGRAARRLGAARAGGLVPSAAPRYSRRTRRVPIAYEAEPRPESSGPTWEPENWRQQLERIREMRRHRDAPVDEMGVDKCYDTSAPPQNKVKYIKQTTAILKQNYGGDIPSTVEELVKLPGVGPKMAHLAMNIAWNSVSGIAVDTHVHRITNRLKWVKKETRYPEETRVALEDWLPRDLWREINWLLVGFGQQTCLPVNPRCKECLNQDICPAAKRF; encoded by the exons ATGTACCGGGCTGCTGCCATGTGCGCGGCTGCGCCTGGCGGCGGTGGGCGGGCGGCTCGGAGGCTCGGAGCTGCGAGGGCAG GGGGCCTGGTCCCCAGTGCAGCCCCGAGGTACAGCAGGAGGACAAGGCGGGTCCCTATTGCTTATGAAGCTGAACCCAGGCCTGAGTCCTCTGGCCCCACATGGGAGCCAGAGAACTGGCGGCAGCAGCTGGAGCGCATCCGGGAGATGAGGAGGCACCGAGATGCTCCCGTGGATGAAATGGGAGTGGATAAATGCTATGACACCAGTGCACCACCGCAG AACAAGGTAAAGTACATAAAGCAGACAACAGCCATCCTGAAGCAGAATTATGGGGGTGACATACCAAGCACTGTGGAGGAGTTGGTGAAGCTGCCAGGAGTTGGGCCCAAAATGGCCCATTTGGCTATGAACATTGCTTGGAACAGCGTATCTGGGATAG CTGTGGACACCCATGTGCACAGGATCACAAACAGGCTGAAGTGGGTGAAGAAGGAGACCAGATACCCTGAGGAAACTCGGGTAGCACTGGAGGACTGGCTGCCCAG GGATCTCTGGAGGGAGATCAACTGGCTCTTGGTGGGCTTTGGCCAGCAGACCTGCCTGCCTGTGAATCCTCGCTGCAAAGAATGCCTTAATCAAGACATATGCCCTGCTGCTAAGAGATTCTGA